CTTCAATTGCCTCTGTTCCTCTGTCTCCTCcgccatttctctctctctctcacacacacaaattgGATCTAATGCTCTGGTAAACGTTTTTTGAATTCGAGCGGGAGTTGAAGGACGCGAAACGACTAGTCATGGGCCGGACCTTGCATTTGTTTGGGCCTCAtatttctcctcttttttttttaaagcatttctgtttttttgaCTGTAACACCAAACCCGAATTGTATTTTCTACTCTCTGACGTGGTCATGTGCggacttaaaaatttaaaaaaaaaaataaaaaataaaaaaaaataaaaaaataaattgaaactttttagCTTAGAAAAGACACGGATGACTCTCTTCTCTTCCCACATTTTCACACaaatctctctttcctcttccctcttCCCTCACCCCTCACCGACGGCCGACACCGTTTACTGGTGGACACCGAAAGAGGTACCTTAGTCCACGTTGCATACGCTGCAAGCAACACGTTGCTTTAAACGACACCGTTCACTTGTGGACAGGACAGCTTCACTGCTGATCTTCTCTCGCTGTTGCTCTTTCTTTTGGAGGCTCTCTTTCGTTGTGCAAGCAAAAGAACGATGGCGAGCAATCTGTGCCGTTTATTCTCATCAAGCGCTCTCAAGCTGACCTTCTCCCACACCAGATCCGACCAGCTCACTCGCTCGCTGTCGAACTCAGTGAACCGACTCATCTGCTCCGCGACTCAGCAGCCCCATCCGCTCGAAGAAAACCCTAAGCAGAGCCACAAGCAGAGACTACGGAAAAGGATCTCCAAAACGAAAGCCaggaagaaaatcaagaagaCGACGAATGACTACGACGACAATGGCAATTTTGTGAATAAAGCAACTGGCGAGGTCGGTGGGCCCCGTGGTCCGGAGCCCACCCGGTTCGGCGACTGGGAGAAGAACGGCCGGTGCTGTGATTTTTGagatttgagaaatttttttgtattttgctttGGTGATTCGATGTCGTTTTGCCCAAATCACATTTTGATGGTTGGGGTTTCGTATTTTgaagagaataaataaaatcaattatactgtttttgttttctctgaATTTACCGCGAATCTAGATTCTTCAACTCAAAATTGAAACCACAATGGGGTCTTAAACCTAAATAGTTGAAGTGGAGGGGTTCTGCTGAGACAAAGGATTGGGTGTAGCCGTGTAGGAACAAAATTGAAATGTTATAAGCCAGGCTAAGCAGCTAAATATGAATCAAGTTGCATACCATATTCACATTCTATATTTATCTgcattttctcaaatttcaaatagaGTATTAGAATTTGAAATATACATGTGAAGTCTTCTACGAGCTTGTTCATAAAAGCTAATCGAGTCGAACCgaatttatataaatatgtatcgtttaataatCAACCTTAGTTTTGTATATGCGAACGGCTGTTTAATAATCAACTCAAACTTAATTGAGAAGTGTCCGAATATATTCATGAGTAGCTTTGTTGATTCACACAAATTGGATCTAATGCTCTGAGTTTTTTGAATTCAAGCCGGAGTTGAAGGAGGAGGCGAAATGATAAATCATGGGCCGGGCCTTGCATTTTTTTGGCGGGGCATGGTTTTTTGAAGAACTGAGAGTTAAGCCCAagcattatttatttaagtttgATTCTTTCGAGGTGTGTGGTTAATTAAGTTTTGCACTGAAATCGAGTACTTTGTTTTTTTGACGTGTGGGCCTATTTAAAATTCAAAGaactaaattaaaattaggCAAAAATATAAcgactaaatatgatttttttttttttctttcataattttttcaagaaattgcgaaaaaaaaagaagtaatttcaaaggtaaattaattattattatctgGTGAAGATTGTGTACTTTTTTGActaaaatagtaaaatggaTGCACACTGGCACGCCTATAATTGACTGTCACCAAACATAAATGGGCTGACGAGGACTAAGGGATTTCCTCCACCAAATTCCACGTGCTTGCTTCCTACCTAGTTGGATGCTTGTAAATGGTGCAAATCCAATGTGTTGTTTTAATGGGCTATGTTTACGAAGAGGCCGGGcaggcactgtagctggaatggcactgtttcagctacagtgccagcagcaaaaattgactttttgctctcttttttgttttttttttttaataaagcaaaatattaaaaaaaaaaaaagaaaaaatgaggagaaagggGTGGTGTTCCCGACCACCTTAGGCGTTACTTATTTGCAGAATTAGTTCGATACACCAAATACCAGatccgctttttttttttttttgtgagggTGGTAGGAATACCATTTTAATACGTAAAATGATTCAATATACGGTCATTTCCAGAGGTGGCACAAATACACCAGCGACAAATGGGGTAGTCAGGTACCCGTTTTAACCCGAAGGGGTGGAACACCACCCACtctcctcattttttcttttttcttttttctttttttttttaatattttgtattaaaaaaaaaaaaaatgaaagaatcaatttttcttcttgtggGCTCGGTGTCGTTCAATTTGGTCTTGCGCTCCCTCTTACCGAAACATAGCCATGGTTTTGAACTTGAACTTGGGTTGGTAGGAAAGCCCCACCCTCATcgtagcatttatttatttatttatttttcgatTTTAACGTTTTTTCTGGTATGAATTTATGCTAAGTAATGTCTTAAATCATTACTTGCCTAAAAAGTTTAAGCCGAtaggaataagtaaatttaatcacttaattattattttaacatttaccatcacgtgtgggctcaaactccttCTTAATAGGTGAGACTCAACACGTAGagtatttaattgaaattgtgAATGAGTTGACATAGTTAATGTTCAAACTCAGGACatttggttctgataccatgttaaatcattacttatacTAAAAGCTTACACTAATAGGAATAAGTAAATTTCATCGTTTAATTGTTACTTTAAAATAACAAACTCTATtctttactttatatttaactGTTGTCAAACATGCTCTCTACATTTTAAGAACCAAAAAgctaaaattatataattttttaagcttattttttactCTCCTTTCCtttgattggtttaaaactagtaaaacataatatttaactataatCGAgaaatatttaaggaatttgaTGTTTGATTGCTTTTAAAAGTTgctctataaatttaataaataattttttcttctcaaatttaatttttatttgaagagttaAGTATAAATGCTCTTAGTCATGGGAGTTTCAACGAGACGTGACTAAAGTAACATCTTCCTTATATATCCTCCTAatttaattggaataaaacaCATGACATGACACCTACATAGGCCACACCATCCTATAAATGGAAttacaaatttcaattttggttACGTAAAATATCAAATCAAGAAACCACGTAGGTTGtgttgtcaaaattaaaaaggaacATTAGTCAAACTAAAGTTAAAAGAGAATAATAGAGATTCTCTAATAAAAGTGCTTGAGAAGGTATTTTGGGAAAACCAGAATAATAGAGAATATAGAAGCATTCCATTATTGCCATTCTACGTGGTATGCACCTTTGAAGTTGGCTTCCTATTAGACTCGCATGTTGTCCTTGGCTTGCAACTAAACTTTGTAGGCACAATTTTGGATTTTCCAAGTAATATTGCTTTTCTCTTAGaatgtttttatattcttaatatattatttttctttgtaggtttattctTGTCCTAATTACTtagtttaggattttttttttttattcaccaTTATAAATAGAAACCATTGTCTTACgatttatatataattgatatgtAATCCTAACGGTCTTTATCATTCTCTTTCTGTCTGCCatgctctcttttctctttcatgTTAATATATACCATTAtaataaatttaggaaaaatttcactaaATTTCTCTGAACTTCATCGGTTCTGTAATTattctaaaaagttttaaaattatcaatttagtgtattgaactttcaatttttttcaatatcaCTCATATGTTAGGTTTTTCCGTTAAATCATATGAAGAGAtgtcaaaatttataaaatacctctgatttttcttataaaaatatttaaaataaaattacaaagatttagCACATGGGTATTTGCAAAATACCCAACGCCTGAAtcttcataatttttatttttttatttttgccaaaaagaggGGTAGTCTAAAATTTTTAACatgcatatttaatgaaaaaacttaACTGATGggtaacatttaaaaaaaaaagaaaaaagtttcaatacaataaataaagattttttaaactttgaacaagtaattacaaaaataataaaaattgagggGATTAAAAAGTAAAGTTTCTCCATAAGATTATACACTTTTCTCTCCTAGCACAAACCTAGTAGATGATAAAGGATAAAGGAGCATTTTTCTGACAAAAAGATTTGAGATTAGGAGCATCAATATCACAGTAACAATTTGTTCCAAACTTCCAAACATTGGGTTGCTAGCTTCAAAAGGAAAATACGTTCATCGGTTTTGGACATGGAAAGTTTGGAACATTATGGGTAGAATATGTCCGATAGAATAGTAGTGAAGAGAAGACAAGTCCTTGTAAACCACCCAATGGATCTTCTTGTAATAACCATCGATCATTTGAGCATTGTAGTCTGTAGATAAGACACGGAAAGCCTGCAACCTCCGCACCAGATGCCGATCCATAGGCCAAAAGAGAGACAACTAGGATagccaaaatatataaattgatGGATTATCCACATGAATCCAATCAAATTCGTCTGTCAACTGTCAACTGAGTGTCAACTACGGCCTTTTCCTCCACCATCAACTGCGTTCATGAGCAAATGCCATATGCCTAGTTGTGTTGCTACTGTCCAAAGCACGATCAACTGGTCAGCTTTGTCATCAACAAGGCTGAGGCCACAATGCAATCCTTTAGCTACTCAAGCCCACAATTTGGTTCCTTTTTGTTAAAgctgagaaaaattaaaactttagtgttACTATAATATTCCAATGCTATTTATCCAATGTAATCAGGTTGTCTTCtggataatattttgaaattaataatCATagtgcctttttttctttttcttttttgttcttatcaCTCAAAAGGAAAAGTTTCACGCCCGtcttttttgggtaaatatAGATGATTCTTAtgttagagaaatgttatttagtagactattaaTATGACTGTCATACAATTGATATGActtgacagtgaaaatcagtcattaattgaattttctttttcacaagtCCTTATTGATTCAAATGCTGATCGATGGTCTACCCTAGATGCTATCagcaaaggaaagaaaataagatcaTCCTAGAGAAATGAAGCAATTCTAAGAATTAGCAATTTTCCACGCTAAGAAGTGAATAATCTGCTCATTTCGACTTATAATTGGCAAAATAAGTTTAGTTGGATTTAATAGTCAtatagcagtctactaaataacattattcttttatgttATATTACCTTGGTTTGATTCATAAATCTGAGAATTATGTTGATCATGCAAAAACTTCTCAATACACAATCCAAGAACAATGGAAGGATCTAGAGTAGATAATGAAGTGATGTCGTTTAGGCTGATAATTTCACTTAAGAGAATGACAGGGGGGATTAATTCCACACCCCAAGCCAAACATTGGAAAGGTATTCTTGACTATTTGGTACCTTAGAAGTCAATAACAACAAACTAGATTTATCTTCCAATAAAACGAGTGGTAAAGGTTGCAATTCAATTCCAGTGAAACCACCTTTGTCCCTATCAACTTCTTGTATGTTAATGATATCCAGAGAGATATGGATTTCTTATGAACGGTTCATGAGAATTGAATGgagagttttttgtttttttctagaCTTGTATACAACGTGTCAGGACAtgtattttcaaataattaatttgattattacaatttttttgttgttgttgtcatgTGTAAGATGATATATAATTATAgtctttttctcaaaaatatatgACTTGTTTGACAACCCTTTTCAGGacatttttttaggaaaaaaaaaataataacaaacaactTAACATACAAAATACGCCATCCAGAATGTTTTACCAGACCAACCCAATAGTCTTTTCTCAAAAATCTTGTTGTATGTCGGTCTATTAGGAATTGTTTGGACAATTAGGCTACAAAGGGAAACATAATTCTTATATTCTAGAGAACTCTGTTAAAAATGAACTAAAAGAGTATTAGAGAGGGAACAGACTGAGGTGCTGTAAATTTATGTTGTAGTTCTTTTAAGGGTTcgggtttaatttttaatattctatgagaaatagagagaaagcGAAATTGAATCCGAAGTTTCAAAGATGAGCAGAATGGTCCCCAACTTGAGAgaatacccaaaaaaagaaaagaaaaaagaaagagatgcTAGGATTAGATACAAATCCGCTCTCATCCGGTTTTAATTAAGTTGATCGAGATTGTGGGTATTTtattatggtaaaaaaaattattcaaattgagttggaaaaaaataatctaattcattttcttcaattgaTATTTGTCCTTATAAAATATAGAGCAAAAATACATATGAGACATGCTCTAAGAAAAAacgtcaatttaataaattagtttgaaatATTTTCCTCTAATCTACAAGAAAAATTTGTCCTTTTTTGATAACGTAAGCTGCAATCGCTACAATTCACGATTTAGTGTGTTTTTTAATTGGATTGACAAATAAGATATTTGAGGATGATTCTCCAACTTAAGGAAACAACCAGAGCATGCGATGCTATGATTTTGACATAAATTGCGCTGGATTCGGTTGAAATGGCTGGGTCTGATGTCACAAATCATGCTGCCTGCAACCTTTAAAATAACTTgattaaaaattatttgtccTTTGGAGAACACTTCATAAACCTTTGTTAATTTGCAGCAgcaaccaaaaataataataataataataatctattgTTTGACTTTTGACTTTCGACCCCCAAACccccaacaaataaaaaaataaataaattgtcattgaaaatagtaatttttacaTTGATATTGTCATACTAATATCACTATACGGCAAATTGGGCCATAACTAGACTTTTCTCTGGCTGTATTCCCAGTTTTTTCTCCCTTAGTTCTTCTATCCCTATATGTAGTGGGAAAGACCTACCCCTAgtcttgttttttctctttttcttgtagcccgagttattaaaaaaaaaaaaaagtgtaataaTATTGTCTCTCACATTATTGTTATTGTATGATAATCACATTAATATCAAACATATTAGCTAACTTTTGTGTGTGTATTTTGCCTTGAGGAGGTAGTaatatatcatatgatataattagaCTCCCCTTCAAATAATTCATTCCCATATTAAGGATTGAATCCAGAAACTCTCCCTCTAAACTCATTTTCAAGTATAGGTTATAATTTCTAATTATTAAAccaatgaaaggaaaaaaaaaatgtcaaataagCAATATAAATGTATTAATGTAAACAACTTACTACCAAATTTGTTATAAATCCAACGAACTGCTTATGTTGGCACTGATGGAACCAAATGTCCCCATCAGTGATTTCAAAGACATCATCAGGAGTTTAATTTCATAACAGTTTCATATAATGAGGGCTTGATGCAGAGAACGTGATGCTAGGATTAGACGAAGCAAATTTATTGATCCATTTAGAATATAGTAATTAGTGGACACCTTAATTtgcttagaaattttttttttaagaagtattTGTCCCTTGGAAATAACTTAATAAAGTAATAAACCCTTGTTCCACCTTTGACTTTTAGGCTTGCTGACATCCCCCccacccacaaaaaaaaaaaaaatgtacatcgAGGCTTCGAGACATCTTTGTAAAATTTGTCTTTGaaataaattactattttttcacattaaaattactataataaatgtaaaatatcaTTGAccttcatatatattattattattgtatgaTTGTCGCATCATCAAACaaattatcttattttatttatttttttgttcttctagGGTGTGATATTGAGGGTAAGGCTAGTGATTTTTGATACAATTCGcaaactcaacacgaaattataGGGTTAGGATTGAAGAggttgacttgtttaattaaatgggtcgggttagagttaacttatatagtcttatattcatacTTTGACACAACCCAAACTCCACACGAAACATAATGTcatgtaatttttaacataacccgtgaatcatacttgaactcaagacaaaattaaagggttagagTTGAGGTGTTTGAtacgtttaattaaatgggtcgagttaaaattgacatatataatcttatacactTATCTCGACATGATCAAAACCCGACACTTAAACACGAATTACTACCCCTAATTCGTAGTAGTCTCCccttcaaatatttgttttctataTGAAGGGTTGaatcaaaaatctctcattCTAAACTCCAttccaagtgaaaaaaaaaaaaaaaaaaaaaaaaaaaaaaataacattttcaagTATAGGGTAGATCCCACTTGACTTGAGACAAAGACCAATGAATTTATTTTGCATCTTTTAATTATTAAGCCAATAAAAGTTAACAACTAAACTACGAAATTTGTTATAAATGCTTCCatgcattattatttttagttgcaAATGTCAACCAAAGTGCTTGTGTTGGGAATAATACAACCAAATGTCTCTATTGCATGATGAGTTCGAAGACATCAGCAGGAGTTTAACTCCAGAATAGTTTAC
This window of the Corylus avellana chromosome ca5, CavTom2PMs-1.0 genome carries:
- the LOC132182768 gene encoding uncharacterized protein LOC132182768 — encoded protein: MASNLCRLFSSSALKLTFSHTRSDQLTRSLSNSVNRLICSATQQPHPLEENPKQSHKQRLRKRISKTKARKKIKKTTNDYDDNGNFVNKATGEVGGPRGPEPTRFGDWEKNGRCCDF